In one window of Vibrio pelagius DNA:
- the tkt gene encoding transketolase: MDRKHLANAIRALSMDGVQQANSGHPGAPMGMADIAEVLWRDHLNHNPSNPEWADRDRFVLSNGHGSMLIYSLLHLAGYELSIEDLKNFRQLHSKTPGHPEYGYAPGIETTTGPLGQGITNAVGMALAEKTLAAQFNKEGHDIVDHFTYAFMGDGCLMEGISHEACSLAGTLGLGKLIAFWDDNGISIDGHVEGWFSDDTPKRFEAYGWHVIPAVDGHDAEAINAAIIAAKADPRPTLICTKTIIGFGSPNKSGSHDCHGAPLGAEEIAATRKELGWEHGPFEIPSEVYAEWDAKEAGAAKEAAWNEKLAAYEAAYPELAAEFKRRVNGELPAQWEEKANQIIADLQANPANIASRKASQNALEAFGAMLPEFLGGSADLAPSNLTMWSGSKSVSAEDPAGNYIHYGVREFGMTAIMNGIALHGGFVPYGATFLMFMEYARNAMRMAALMKVQNIQVYTHDSIGLGEDGPTHQPVEQMASLRLTPNMSTWRPCDQVESAVAWKLAIERKDGPTSLIFSRQNLAQQERSEEQVANIAKGGYILKDCAGKPELILIATGSEVELAVNAAAELTAEGKKVRVVSMPATDAFDKQDAQYRESVLPSDVTARIAVEAGIADFWYKYVGFGGKIIGMTTFGESAPAGELFKMFGFTTENVVNTAKELLA; this comes from the coding sequence ATGGATCGTAAACATTTAGCTAATGCTATTCGTGCTCTTAGCATGGACGGCGTACAACAAGCAAACTCTGGTCACCCTGGCGCACCTATGGGTATGGCTGACATTGCTGAAGTTCTTTGGCGTGATCACCTAAACCACAACCCATCAAACCCAGAGTGGGCAGACCGCGACCGTTTCGTTCTTTCAAACGGCCACGGCTCTATGCTGATTTACTCTCTGCTTCACCTAGCAGGCTACGAGCTATCAATCGAAGATCTTAAGAACTTCCGTCAACTGCACTCTAAGACTCCAGGTCACCCAGAGTACGGTTACGCACCAGGTATCGAAACAACTACTGGCCCTCTAGGTCAAGGTATCACTAACGCTGTTGGTATGGCGCTTGCTGAGAAAACTCTAGCAGCACAATTCAACAAAGAAGGCCACGACATCGTTGACCACTTCACTTATGCATTCATGGGTGACGGCTGTCTGATGGAAGGTATCTCTCACGAAGCATGTTCTCTAGCAGGTACGCTAGGTCTTGGTAAGCTGATCGCTTTCTGGGATGACAACGGTATCTCCATCGATGGTCACGTTGAAGGCTGGTTCTCTGATGATACACCTAAGCGTTTTGAAGCATACGGCTGGCACGTAATCCCAGCAGTAGATGGCCACGATGCTGAAGCAATCAACGCAGCAATCATTGCAGCAAAAGCAGATCCACGCCCTACTCTAATCTGTACTAAGACTATCATCGGTTTTGGTTCTCCAAACAAATCTGGTTCACACGACTGTCACGGTGCACCACTAGGCGCTGAAGAAATTGCAGCTACACGTAAAGAACTTGGTTGGGAGCACGGTCCTTTTGAAATTCCGTCGGAAGTCTACGCAGAATGGGATGCGAAAGAAGCAGGCGCAGCTAAGGAAGCAGCGTGGAACGAGAAACTTGCAGCTTATGAAGCAGCATACCCTGAGCTGGCAGCTGAATTCAAACGCCGCGTAAACGGTGAACTTCCAGCACAGTGGGAAGAGAAAGCAAACCAAATCATTGCTGATCTTCAAGCAAATCCTGCAAACATCGCATCACGTAAAGCATCTCAAAACGCACTAGAAGCGTTCGGTGCTATGCTACCTGAATTCCTAGGCGGCTCTGCTGACCTTGCACCATCTAACCTAACTATGTGGTCTGGTTCTAAGTCTGTTTCTGCTGAAGATCCAGCGGGTAACTACATCCACTACGGTGTACGTGAATTCGGTATGACGGCGATCATGAACGGTATCGCTCTGCACGGTGGTTTCGTACCATACGGCGCTACTTTCCTAATGTTCATGGAATACGCTCGTAACGCAATGCGCATGGCTGCTCTGATGAAAGTTCAGAACATTCAAGTTTACACGCACGATTCTATCGGTCTTGGCGAAGATGGCCCAACTCACCAACCAGTTGAGCAAATGGCTTCTCTACGTCTAACTCCAAACATGAGCACATGGCGCCCATGTGACCAAGTTGAGTCTGCAGTCGCTTGGAAACTGGCTATCGAGCGTAAAGACGGCCCAACGTCTCTAATCTTCTCTCGTCAAAACCTTGCACAGCAAGAGCGTAGCGAAGAGCAAGTAGCTAACATCGCGAAGGGTGGTTACATCCTGAAAGATTGTGCAGGCAAGCCAGAGCTTATCCTTATCGCTACAGGTTCTGAAGTTGAGCTAGCGGTTAACGCTGCGGCTGAACTGACAGCTGAAGGTAAGAAGGTACGTGTAGTATCTATGCCTGCAACTGACGCATTCGACAAGCAAGACGCGCAGTACCGTGAATCTGTACTTCCATCTGACGTAACAGCTCGTATCGCTGTAGAAGCTGGCATCGCTGACTTCTGGTACAAGTACGTTGGCTTCGGTGGCAAGATCATTGGTATGACAACATTCGGCGAATCTGCACCAGCAGGTGAGCTATTCAAGATGTTCGGTTTCACTACTGAAAACGTAGTAAACACAGCGAAAGAGCTTCTAGCTTAA